The Buchnera aphidicola str. APS (Acyrthosiphon pisum) genome has a segment encoding these proteins:
- the asnS gene encoding asparagine--tRNA ligase codes for MNRVSISDIYKDDIIVNSLITVCGWVRNRRSSKSGFSFITIYDGSCFNSIQVIANNTLPNYYKEILHLTTGCSVMLSGKLILSIGDKQKYEIQLKKIKVLGWVENPETYPISSKKHSTEYLREVAHLRSRTNLIGAIARIRNYILHSLHHFFYKEKYYWVPTPIITSLNTEGAGEMFRVSTLDMENIPKNLDSSVDFKKDFFGKESFLTVSGQLNLETYACSLSKVYTFGPTFRAENSNTGRHLAEFWMLEVESAFTDLNDISDFAECMLKYVCKSLLKKCITDINFLENYTNSNIVDRLEKFLLVDFVRIDYVEVINILLDSKIKFNNSVFLGIDLSSEHERFLVENYFKIPVIVKNYPKELKAFYMRLNNDKKTVAAIDILVPNVGELIGGSQREERIAILDERLLELGLKKEDYWWYRDLRRYGTVPHSGFGMGFERLISYFTGITNIRDLIPFPRTVNNAYF; via the coding sequence ATGAATAGAGTATCAATATCAGATATATATAAAGATGATATAATAGTAAATAGTTTAATTACTGTATGTGGATGGGTTCGGAACCGTAGAAGTTCAAAATCTGGTTTTTCTTTTATTACAATTTATGATGGTTCATGTTTTAATTCTATACAAGTGATTGCAAATAATACTTTGCCTAATTATTATAAAGAAATACTACACCTAACAACTGGGTGTTCTGTGATGCTTAGTGGAAAATTAATACTATCAATTGGAGATAAACAAAAATATGAAATTCAATTGAAAAAAATTAAAGTTTTGGGTTGGGTTGAAAACCCAGAGACTTATCCAATATCTTCTAAAAAACATAGCACAGAATATCTGAGAGAAGTAGCACATTTACGATCTCGAACAAATTTAATAGGCGCGATAGCTCGAATAAGAAATTATATATTACACTCATTACATCATTTTTTTTATAAAGAAAAATATTACTGGGTTCCAACTCCTATTATAACTAGTTTGAATACTGAAGGTGCTGGAGAAATGTTTCGTGTTTCAACATTAGATATGGAAAACATTCCTAAAAATTTAGATAGTTCCGTTGATTTTAAAAAAGATTTTTTTGGAAAAGAATCTTTTTTAACTGTTTCGGGACAGTTAAATTTAGAAACATATGCCTGTTCTTTATCTAAAGTATATACTTTTGGCCCTACATTTCGTGCTGAAAATTCTAATACGGGTCGTCATTTAGCGGAATTTTGGATGCTAGAAGTAGAATCAGCTTTTACAGACTTAAATGATATATCAGATTTTGCTGAGTGTATGTTAAAATATGTTTGCAAATCTCTTTTAAAAAAATGTATAACAGATATTAATTTTCTTGAAAACTATACTAATAGTAATATAGTTGATCGTTTAGAAAAATTTTTATTAGTAGATTTTGTACGTATAGATTATGTAGAAGTCATAAATATTTTGCTTGATTCCAAGATTAAATTTAATAACTCTGTTTTTTTAGGTATAGATCTATCTTCTGAACATGAACGTTTTCTTGTAGAAAATTATTTTAAAATTCCGGTAATAGTAAAAAACTATCCAAAAGAATTAAAAGCATTTTATATGAGACTGAATAACGATAAAAAAACTGTTGCAGCAATAGATATATTAGTGCCTAATGTCGGAGAACTAATTGGTGGTTCTCAGAGAGAGGAACGTATTGCAATTTTAGATGAACGTTTATTAGAATTAGGGCTAAAAAAAGAGGATTATTGGTGGTATCGCGATTTGCGTCGATACGGAACAGTTCCACACTCAGGTTTTGGAATGGGTTTTGAACGACTGATTTCTTATTTTACTGGTATAACAAATATACGAGATCTCATTCCATTTCCACGTACCGTTAATAACGCTTATTTTTAA
- a CDS encoding rhodanese-related sulfurtransferase, whose amino-acid sequence MSILHNIVSKKELKRRMFFETEPRLTLSFYKYFFIKNTQEYRDRLYKTFYKYNVLGRIYVASEGINAQISVPKKYYSILKKFLYNFDIELNNLRINKSLDNEKSFWVLCVKIKKKIVQDGIKEHFFNPNNVGIYIQSEQVNSMLNDKKTIFIDMRNSYEYAIGHFENAIEIKSITFREQLKKVIQLMAYAKNKKIVMYCTGGIRCEKATSWMLFNGFKHVYHLEGGIIGYVHDARKNGLPVLFKGKSFVFDNRMSEKISDEVISYCKQCGKSSDVYINCKYSSCHLLFIQCENCSVKFHSCCSLECMKKYKFYMLNNDLKKISY is encoded by the coding sequence ATGTCAATTTTACATAATATTGTTTCTAAAAAAGAACTAAAAAGACGTATGTTTTTTGAAACAGAACCTCGTTTAACACTATCTTTCTATAAATATTTTTTTATTAAAAACACTCAAGAATATCGTGATAGACTTTATAAAACTTTTTATAAATATAATGTTTTAGGCCGAATTTATGTAGCATCTGAAGGTATCAACGCTCAAATTAGTGTTCCTAAAAAATATTATTCTATTTTAAAAAAATTTTTATATAATTTCGATATAGAGCTAAATAATTTACGTATTAATAAATCATTAGATAATGAGAAATCTTTTTGGGTTCTTTGTGTTAAAATTAAAAAAAAAATTGTACAAGATGGAATTAAAGAACATTTTTTTAACCCTAATAATGTGGGTATTTACATTCAATCAGAACAAGTTAATTCGATGTTAAATGATAAAAAGACAATATTCATTGATATGCGAAATTCTTATGAATATGCTATTGGTCATTTTGAGAATGCGATAGAAATTAAAAGCATTACTTTTCGAGAACAATTAAAAAAAGTAATACAATTAATGGCATATGCTAAAAATAAAAAAATTGTTATGTATTGTACAGGTGGCATTCGTTGTGAAAAAGCAACTTCTTGGATGCTTTTTAATGGTTTTAAACATGTTTATCATTTAGAAGGAGGTATTATTGGTTATGTACACGATGCTCGAAAAAATGGGTTACCCGTTTTGTTTAAAGGGAAAAGTTTTGTTTTTGATAATCGAATGAGTGAGAAAATTTCAGATGAAGTAATATCATATTGTAAGCAATGTGGGAAATCCTCTGATGTTTATATTAACTGTAAGTACAGCTCGTGTCATCTTCTTTTTATTCAATGTGAAAACTGTTCTGTTAAATTTCACAGTTGCTGCTCTTTAGAATGTATGAAAAAATACAAATTTTATATGTTAAATAATGATCTTAAAAAAATTTCTTATTAA
- a CDS encoding ATP-binding cassette domain-containing protein: MSLINIHNASLSFSNLQILEKSTFHINKNERVCLIGKNGAGKSTLLKIINKKQDLDEGQIIYKKNTTTAYLEQNNPKNLNISIYDFIALGLKEHEKNKKKHTNEIVKIEKIIELIKLNKNTLLSHLSGGLLRKVALGRVLVREPDILLLDEPTNHLDMKTIKWLETFLKKFSGSILFVSHDRNFIQNVSTRIIDLDRGKLVSWPGDYENFIKLKNESYRIEKIQKQLFDKNLEKEEQWIRKGIKARSTRNEGRVKKLKILQKEQKDYKKIEKINNIEINQSKNYLGKIIFKLDNIDFLVNNKIIIKNFSSIIQHGDKLALIGDNGCGKSTLIKIIIGENKPQKGKIYIGKGLKISYFDQNRSFLNPNKSIIENIDYGKEKILLNSREQHIIRYLKNFLFKPNQLKSLVKTLSGGECNRLLLAQLFLKPSNVLILDEPTNDLDLDTLQLLEKIIIAYKGTVIIVSHDKTFIKNTAKKCWFFEKNGFINTHFSQYDSLKKEKNNFHKEKIQKNKSKINLAIKIKNNFKKELNAILYEIETIELDIKTLQKKVNEPDFFKKTLEEKLPTLKMLAQKERKLGKKILFWEKLEKNIINTKI; the protein is encoded by the coding sequence ATGTCTTTAATTAATATTCATAATGCCTCTTTATCATTTAGTAATTTGCAAATATTAGAAAAAAGCACCTTTCATATCAACAAAAATGAACGAGTCTGTTTAATTGGCAAAAATGGAGCTGGAAAATCTACTTTATTAAAAATTATTAATAAAAAACAAGATTTAGATGAAGGTCAGATTATTTATAAAAAAAATACAACAACAGCTTATTTAGAACAGAATAACCCTAAAAATCTTAATATTTCTATATATGATTTTATCGCTTTAGGATTGAAAGAACACGAAAAAAATAAAAAAAAACACACAAACGAAATTGTAAAAATAGAAAAAATAATTGAATTGATTAAATTAAATAAAAACACTTTATTATCCCATCTATCTGGAGGTTTATTAAGAAAAGTCGCATTAGGTCGTGTATTGGTAAGGGAACCTGATATACTACTACTTGATGAACCTACAAATCACTTGGATATGAAAACAATTAAATGGCTTGAAACATTTTTAAAAAAATTTTCTGGTAGTATACTATTTGTATCACACGATAGAAATTTTATTCAAAATGTATCTACACGAATTATAGATCTTGATCGTGGAAAATTAGTTTCTTGGCCAGGTGATTATGAAAATTTTATAAAATTAAAAAATGAAAGTTATCGTATTGAAAAAATACAAAAACAATTATTTGATAAAAATTTAGAAAAGGAAGAACAATGGATTAGAAAAGGTATCAAAGCACGTTCTACTCGAAACGAAGGCAGAGTTAAAAAATTAAAAATATTGCAAAAAGAACAAAAAGATTACAAAAAAATAGAAAAAATAAATAATATCGAAATTAATCAATCAAAAAATTATTTAGGAAAAATAATTTTTAAGTTAGATAATATAGACTTTTTAGTAAATAATAAAATTATTATTAAAAATTTTTCATCAATTATTCAACATGGTGATAAATTAGCATTAATTGGTGATAATGGATGTGGGAAAAGTACATTAATTAAAATCATTATAGGGGAAAATAAACCTCAAAAAGGAAAAATTTATATAGGTAAAGGATTAAAAATATCATATTTTGATCAAAATAGATCTTTTTTAAATCCAAATAAATCTATTATAGAAAATATAGATTATGGAAAAGAAAAAATTTTGTTAAATAGCAGAGAACAACATATAATAAGATACTTAAAAAATTTTCTTTTCAAACCCAATCAATTAAAATCTTTAGTAAAAACATTATCAGGTGGTGAATGTAATAGGTTACTTTTAGCTCAATTGTTTTTAAAACCAAGTAATGTTTTAATTCTTGATGAGCCTACAAACGATTTAGACTTAGACACTCTGCAATTGCTAGAAAAAATTATTATTGCCTATAAAGGTACTGTTATTATTGTTAGCCATGATAAAACATTCATTAAAAATACCGCAAAAAAATGTTGGTTTTTTGAGAAAAATGGATTTATCAATACTCATTTCAGTCAATATGATTCTTTAAAAAAAGAAAAAAATAATTTTCATAAAGAAAAAATACAAAAAAATAAATCTAAAATAAATCTTGCTATTAAAATAAAAAATAATTTCAAAAAAGAACTCAATGCTATTTTATATGAAATAGAAACAATTGAACTTGACATTAAGACATTACAAAAAAAAGTAAATGAACCTGATTTTTTCAAAAAAACGTTAGAAGAAAAATTACCAACACTTAAAATGCTAGCTCAAAAAGAAAGAAAATTAGGAAAAAAAATACTTTTTTGGGAAAAATTAGAAAAAAATATTATAAATACTAAAATATAG
- the rlmKL gene encoding bifunctional 23S rRNA (guanine(2069)-N(7))-methyltransferase RlmK/23S rRNA (guanine(2445)-N(2))-methyltransferase RlmL: MNDLFASTNFGTEKLLEKELLSLGVSDIKIIKGGIYYKSNDLLLYKSLMWSRIASRIYLCIKIFTINNIDDLYDHVYSINWTEIFHIHNTFLVNFKGTNNFIRNSLFGALVTKDAIIDQFQNKYASRPNVNLIEPDIRIKLVLLNNNILHIMLDLSGEPLNKRGYRQFYNTTPIKENLATAIVLSSGWNENTPMIDPMCGSGTFLIEAAMISSDRAPGLKRLKWGFQFWKKYNKNLWKKVLEEAEEKFKIGIKKCFQNYFIGYDYDPEIIKKAKKNASNAGVLKIIQFLTKDVNNLKNVYHKEQEGIILSNPPYGERYQTENKLVGLYVQLGITAKKYFKNWKLSIFSASTFLLDFLQMQSHEKYFFKNGPLNCIQKNFLIFFKNSSITTNEFKDRLNKNFKKLKKWINSEKLESFRVYHADLPNYNIIVDVYDKWVVIQEYQAPKSIDHNKAFKRLCDAIYYTKEVLSISINNIVLKTRIKNKNKTQYKKLFNSNDFITIKEYHAKFLVNLTDYVDTGLFSDKRLVRKLLGVLAKGKDFLNLFSYTGTATVYAGLGHANSTTSVDISNTYIKWSARNMSLNNLTSSQHNFIQYDCLKWIKKTNQKFDLIFINPPTFSNSKKMQQSFDLKRDYLDVMIHLKKILRHDGTIIFSSSTRNFEINFNCIKKMQLHAKKITNKIQSKDHLKNSNIYHSWLIKHIK, encoded by the coding sequence ATGAATGATTTATTTGCAAGTACAAATTTTGGTACTGAAAAATTACTAGAAAAAGAACTCTTATCTTTAGGAGTATCAGATATAAAAATAATCAAGGGAGGAATATATTATAAATCTAATGACTTATTATTATATAAAAGTTTAATGTGGAGTCGAATTGCTTCGCGTATTTATTTATGCATAAAAATTTTTACTATTAATAACATCGATGATCTTTATGATCACGTGTACAGTATTAATTGGACTGAAATTTTTCATATCCACAATACTTTTTTAGTTAATTTTAAAGGAACTAATAATTTTATTCGTAATAGTTTATTTGGAGCTCTTGTAACCAAAGATGCAATTATTGACCAATTCCAAAATAAATACGCTTCTCGTCCAAATGTAAATCTTATTGAACCCGATATCCGAATAAAACTTGTACTGTTAAATAACAATATCTTGCATATTATGCTAGATTTGAGTGGCGAACCTTTAAATAAAAGAGGATATCGTCAATTCTATAACACTACTCCTATTAAAGAAAATCTAGCAACTGCAATTGTATTAAGTTCAGGATGGAATGAGAATACTCCTATGATAGATCCTATGTGTGGTTCAGGAACATTTCTCATCGAAGCAGCGATGATATCTTCTGATAGAGCACCTGGATTAAAAAGATTAAAATGGGGGTTTCAATTTTGGAAAAAATATAATAAAAATTTATGGAAAAAAGTTTTAGAGGAAGCGGAAGAAAAATTTAAAATAGGAATAAAAAAATGTTTTCAAAATTATTTTATAGGATACGATTATGATCCTGAAATCATAAAAAAAGCTAAAAAAAATGCATCAAATGCAGGTGTTTTAAAAATAATTCAATTTTTAACAAAAGATGTGAATAACTTAAAAAATGTTTATCATAAAGAACAAGAAGGAATAATACTAAGTAACCCCCCATATGGAGAAAGATATCAAACTGAAAATAAATTAGTAGGTTTATATGTACAATTAGGAATAACAGCAAAAAAATACTTTAAAAATTGGAAATTATCAATATTTAGTGCATCAACATTTTTATTGGATTTTTTGCAAATGCAATCACATGAAAAATATTTTTTTAAAAACGGTCCGTTAAATTGTATCCAAAAAAATTTTTTAATTTTTTTTAAAAATTCTAGTATTACAACAAATGAATTTAAAGATAGATTAAACAAAAATTTTAAAAAATTAAAAAAATGGATTAATTCGGAAAAACTAGAATCCTTTCGAGTTTATCATGCAGATTTACCGAATTATAATATAATAGTAGATGTTTATGATAAATGGGTGGTAATTCAAGAATATCAAGCTCCAAAATCAATAGATCATAATAAAGCATTTAAAAGATTGTGTGATGCTATTTACTATACAAAAGAGGTATTATCTATTTCTATAAATAATATCGTATTAAAAACTAGAATAAAAAACAAAAATAAAACACAGTATAAAAAATTATTTAATAGTAATGATTTTATCACTATTAAAGAATATCATGCAAAATTTTTAGTGAATTTAACAGATTATGTAGATACTGGATTATTTTCAGACAAACGACTGGTAAGAAAGCTATTAGGAGTATTAGCTAAAGGAAAAGATTTTCTTAATTTATTTTCATATACTGGAACCGCTACTGTTTATGCTGGATTAGGACACGCAAATAGTACAACAAGCGTAGATATTTCTAATACTTATATAAAATGGTCAGCACGTAATATGTCTCTTAATAATCTAACTAGTTCTCAGCATAATTTTATTCAATATGATTGCTTAAAATGGATTAAAAAAACTAATCAGAAATTTGATCTTATATTCATCAATCCGCCAACTTTTTCAAATTCTAAAAAAATGCAACAATCTTTTGATTTAAAAAGAGACTATCTTGACGTAATGATACACTTAAAAAAAATTTTACGTCATGATGGCACAATTATTTTTTCCAGTTCTACACGAAATTTTGAAATTAACTTTAATTGCATTAAAAAAATGCAATTACATGCAAAAAAAATTACTAACAAAATACAATCGAAAGATCATTTAAAAAATTCAAATATTTACCATTCGTGGTTAATAAAACATATAAAGTAA
- the pncB gene encoding nicotinate phosphoribosyltransferase, with translation MKRYDYPIVKTLLDTDAYKLHMQQAVFYHYKNVNVVAEFLCRGDNFLGCYANILLDQISMMRSLSLSHEEYVYMTSFPFFKKEYLHWLKKFRYNVSQVKINSYQGRLHIRISGLWKEVILWEVPILALISEVFHGNFSPEITSQSALQYLDIKLKKFFNRTKYIDLSHLKIVDFGTRRRFSYDVQYSIVKRLKESFPFLIGSSNYHIARILKIKPVGTQAHEWFQAHQQIGSNLKNSQILALQKWLYQYKNHLGIALTDSITMDAFLDDFNLHFASFYQGIRHDSGDPVKWGEKALKHYEKLGIDPCTKTLLFSDNLDFKKIISLYKKFHKKINVIFGIGTKLTCDIPYVKPLNIVIKLVECNGKPVAKISDSPGKTFCLDRIFLKNLCQVFNVSLKNR, from the coding sequence ATGAAACGATATGATTATCCAATAGTAAAAACACTGCTTGATACTGATGCATATAAACTGCATATGCAACAAGCTGTTTTTTATCATTATAAAAATGTAAATGTAGTTGCTGAATTTCTTTGCAGAGGAGATAACTTTTTAGGTTGCTATGCAAATATTTTATTAGATCAGATTAGTATGATGAGATCTTTATCTTTAAGTCATGAAGAATATGTTTATATGACCTCTTTTCCCTTTTTTAAAAAAGAATATTTACATTGGTTAAAAAAATTTCGTTATAATGTTTCGCAAGTAAAGATCAATAGCTATCAAGGTCGATTACATATTCGTATAAGTGGATTATGGAAAGAAGTAATATTGTGGGAAGTACCTATTTTAGCTTTAATTAGCGAAGTTTTTCATGGAAATTTTTCTCCAGAAATTACTTCTCAATCTGCTTTGCAATATTTGGATATTAAATTAAAAAAATTCTTTAATCGTACTAAATATATAGATTTATCTCATTTAAAAATTGTAGATTTCGGAACAAGAAGAAGATTTTCTTATGATGTGCAATATTCTATTGTTAAAAGATTAAAAGAAAGTTTTCCCTTTTTAATTGGTTCTAGCAATTACCATATAGCTCGTATATTAAAAATAAAACCAGTAGGAACACAAGCTCATGAGTGGTTTCAAGCACATCAACAAATTGGATCAAATTTAAAAAATAGTCAGATTTTAGCATTACAAAAATGGTTATATCAATACAAGAATCATCTAGGTATTGCTCTTACAGATTCAATCACTATGGATGCATTTTTAGATGATTTTAATTTACATTTTGCTTCTTTTTACCAAGGTATTAGACATGATTCAGGAGATCCTGTGAAATGGGGTGAAAAAGCTCTTAAACATTATGAAAAATTAGGTATAGATCCATGCACAAAAACATTATTGTTTTCTGACAACTTAGATTTTAAAAAAATTATATCTTTATATAAAAAATTTCATAAAAAAATTAATGTTATTTTTGGAATAGGTACCAAATTAACTTGTGATATTCCTTATGTAAAACCGCTAAATATTGTCATTAAATTAGTAGAATGCAATGGTAAACCTGTTGCTAAAATATCTGATAGTCCAGGAAAAACCTTTTGTTTAGATCGAATTTTTTTAAAAAATTTATGTCAAGTATTTAATGTATCATTAAAAAATAGATAA
- a CDS encoding porin, which produces MTNRKSLAMVIPMLLAASNGVNALEVFHKHGNKLELYGSINPNHKLNHSFLANKITSHKDDTNAILGLSGEVNIADELFSYATIEYGIDLSVPEQLLDKQQPNNLRLGYAGFKYGNWGSIDYGRNYGVLHDVQALTNRSPYINKDSIFSYNDNYMTGRSNSLLTYKNDDIFGLIDGMSFILQYQDQSENRAQNQTNGPGWGISIKYETDVGLTAIGSCFSSQRFQSDKSNQDNKLTPSVGAYGLGFKYDANDIYIAAFYGEGRNLTPSLNILSDNNASKDQPYINKTQNIEAIAEYNFHSGFHPSLSYLDSKGQNLNIKDATTVPKNLELAKQINISTRYEFNKNISTYMNYTINLLKSDNVIKEQNIPTDNTIGAGIVYHF; this is translated from the coding sequence ATGACAAATCGTAAATCTTTAGCAATGGTAATCCCAATGTTATTAGCTGCTAGTAATGGAGTTAATGCTTTAGAAGTTTTTCACAAACATGGTAATAAACTTGAGTTATATGGTAGCATTAATCCTAATCATAAATTAAATCATAGTTTTTTAGCAAATAAAATTACATCTCATAAAGACGATACAAATGCTATTTTAGGTTTATCGGGGGAGGTAAATATTGCTGATGAACTATTTAGTTATGCGACTATTGAATATGGAATTGATCTTTCTGTACCAGAACAATTGTTAGATAAACAGCAACCTAACAATTTACGTCTAGGATATGCTGGTTTCAAGTATGGCAATTGGGGATCAATAGATTATGGTCGTAATTATGGTGTTTTACATGACGTGCAAGCGTTGACTAATCGTTCTCCATATATTAATAAAGATAGTATATTTTCGTATAACGATAACTATATGACGGGTAGAAGCAATAGTTTACTTACTTATAAAAATGATGATATTTTTGGTTTAATTGACGGAATGAGTTTTATATTACAGTATCAAGATCAATCTGAAAATAGAGCGCAAAATCAGACAAATGGTCCTGGTTGGGGTATTTCTATAAAATATGAAACTGATGTGGGACTTACTGCCATTGGTTCTTGTTTTTCTTCTCAAAGATTTCAATCTGACAAAAGTAATCAAGACAACAAGCTAACTCCTTCTGTAGGTGCATATGGTTTAGGTTTTAAATATGATGCTAATGATATATATATAGCAGCATTTTATGGTGAAGGACGTAATTTAACACCATCATTAAATATTCTTAGCGATAATAATGCTTCTAAGGATCAACCATATATCAATAAAACTCAAAATATTGAAGCGATTGCAGAATATAATTTTCATTCTGGATTTCATCCTTCCTTGAGTTATTTAGATTCTAAGGGGCAAAATTTAAATATAAAAGATGCTACTACTGTTCCTAAAAATTTAGAATTAGCAAAACAAATTAATATTTCTACTCGTTATGAATTTAACAAAAATATTTCTACATATATGAATTATACAATTAATTTATTAAAGAGTGATAATGTTATTAAAGAGCAAAACATTCCTACAGATAACACCATTGGTGCTGGAATAGTTTATCATTTCTAA